The following proteins are co-located in the Pedobacter frigiditerrae genome:
- a CDS encoding GIY-YIG nuclease family protein: protein MKKFVYIVTDRNRTSLHVGMSADLIKTLDFYKQMPNLFFDSGQQLTRLVYFEEFRTEAQALSRFKLVSRFTRMQKERIVRSCNPDWVDLTIGLDFENILSHRKINTQVALPLAILS from the coding sequence ATGAAAAAATTTGTTTACATCGTAACCGACAGAAACCGTACAAGCTTACACGTAGGAATGAGCGCAGATCTTATTAAAACGTTAGACTTCTATAAACAGATGCCAAATCTTTTTTTTGATAGTGGACAACAGTTAACTCGTTTGGTTTATTTTGAAGAGTTTAGAACAGAAGCACAAGCTTTAAGCCGCTTTAAATTGGTAAGTCGTTTTACAAGAATGCAGAAGGAAAGAATTGTTCGTTCTTGTAATCCTGATTGGGTTGATTTAACTATCGGTTTAGATTTTGAAAATATCCTTTCTCACCGAAAGATTAATACGCAAGTTGCTTTACCCTTAGCTATTTTGTCATAA